Proteins encoded by one window of Streptacidiphilus sp. PB12-B1b:
- a CDS encoding bifunctional DNA primase/polymerase, with amino-acid sequence MEDTLGATRPAGPVQQAARDLLVDAAVRYAEERHWEVSPGTWLIEDDGPLRCSCGDAGCPAPGAHPATRDWARKASAGPGVVRRWWTDNPLASVLLPTGRTFDAIDVPEIAGCLALARMERMGLQLGPVLAVPGDGPGGPGRGRRLVFLVLPGSLPKLPELLRRLGWGPGRLDLVGHGEGDWVIAPPTRVGVHGFAQWAREPTALNRWLPEATELINPIAYACGREAPLSSSVPLSPSLSAAAPMPAAVQ; translated from the coding sequence GTGGAAGACACCCTGGGAGCCACCCGGCCGGCCGGCCCGGTGCAGCAAGCCGCTCGTGACCTGCTCGTCGACGCGGCGGTGCGGTACGCCGAAGAACGACACTGGGAGGTCTCTCCGGGGACCTGGCTGATCGAGGACGACGGCCCGCTGCGCTGCTCCTGCGGCGACGCCGGATGCCCCGCGCCCGGCGCGCACCCGGCCACCCGGGACTGGGCCCGCAAGGCCAGCGCCGGGCCCGGCGTGGTCCGCCGGTGGTGGACGGACAACCCGCTCGCCTCGGTGCTGCTGCCGACCGGCCGCACCTTCGACGCCATCGACGTCCCGGAGATCGCCGGATGCCTGGCGCTGGCCCGGATGGAGCGGATGGGCCTGCAGCTGGGCCCGGTGCTGGCGGTTCCCGGGGACGGCCCGGGCGGGCCGGGGCGCGGGCGGCGGCTGGTGTTCCTGGTGCTGCCGGGCTCGCTGCCCAAGCTGCCGGAGCTGCTGCGCCGGCTCGGCTGGGGCCCCGGGCGGCTGGACCTGGTCGGGCACGGCGAGGGCGACTGGGTGATCGCGCCGCCGACCCGGGTGGGCGTGCACGGCTTCGCCCAGTGGGCCCGGGAGCCCACCGCGCTCAACCGCTGGCTGCCGGAGGCGACCGAGCTGATCAACCCCATCGCCTACGCCTGCGGCCGGGAGGCCCCGCTGTCCTCCTCGGTGCCGCTCTCGCCGTCGCTCTCCGCCGCCGCGCCGATGCCCGCCGCGGTGCAGTAG
- a CDS encoding metal-dependent transcriptional regulator: MSGHLIDTTEMYLRTIFELEEEGVMPMRARIAERLEQSGPTVSQTVARMERDGLLQVADDRHLELTESGRKLAIRVMRKHRIAECLLVDVIGLEWEQVHAEACRWEHVMSEAVERRVLELLRHPTESPYGNPIPGLEELGEAPGEGDDEVVVSLDGLASGAEGRNVVVRRIGEPIQTDAQLMYTLRRAGVQPGAVVSVTSSPGGVLVSSGGEAAELDKDIAAHVFVATT, from the coding sequence ATGTCAGGTCACCTGATCGACACGACTGAGATGTACTTGCGCACCATCTTCGAGTTGGAGGAAGAGGGCGTCATGCCCATGCGCGCCCGGATCGCGGAGCGCCTGGAGCAGAGCGGGCCCACCGTGAGCCAGACGGTGGCCCGGATGGAGCGCGACGGCCTGCTCCAGGTCGCCGACGACCGACACCTGGAGCTCACCGAGTCCGGCCGCAAGCTGGCCATCCGCGTCATGCGCAAGCACCGCATCGCGGAGTGCCTGCTGGTGGACGTCATCGGCCTGGAGTGGGAGCAGGTCCACGCCGAGGCCTGCCGCTGGGAGCACGTGATGAGCGAGGCCGTGGAGCGGCGCGTGCTCGAACTGCTGCGCCACCCGACCGAATCCCCGTACGGCAACCCCATCCCCGGTCTGGAGGAGCTCGGCGAGGCCCCCGGCGAGGGCGACGACGAGGTCGTCGTCAGCCTGGACGGCCTGGCCTCCGGCGCCGAGGGCAGGAACGTGGTGGTGCGGCGGATCGGCGAGCCGATCCAGACCGACGCCCAGCTGATGTACACGCTGCGGCGGGCCGGCGTGCAGCCGGGCGCGGTGGTCAGCGTGACCTCCTCCCCGGGCGGCGTGCTGGTCAGCAGCGGCGGCGAGGCGGCCGAGCTGGACAAGGACATCGCGGCGCACGTCTTCGTCGCCACCACCTGA
- a CDS encoding transcriptional regulator, whose amino-acid sequence MAARPLVARQPNERLQSLIQEAGCSNAGLARRVNLCGAEHGLDLRYDKTSVARWLRGQQPRGQAPAVIAEAIGRKLGRPVTVDEIGMADGKNLSSSIGLHFSASLAGAVEQVCELWRSDVGRRDFLTGASVAASALVEPSRDWLITGADPQVARNSGARVGPADVEAVHATTAMLVELDHRFGSGHVRPVVVHYLNSVVSGLLAGSYREDTGRRLFAAVARLTELAGYMAIDTGQPGLAQRYYIQALRLAQAAGDRAYGAYVLAASMSHLAASLGNPREIAQLARAAQEGARGSATPTAMSLFYVAEARGHALLGDVRSCESVAARAAEAMEHSCPEEDPDWIGHFDRAYLADELAHCHRDLEQPRQSARYAEEALKTHPETRVRRRAVDLVLLATAQLQLRDLEQACETGALAVELMSGLRSARGAEYLDDFRRRLEPYREQRAVREFQARTLAEAAA is encoded by the coding sequence ATGGCCGCCAGACCACTGGTCGCACGACAGCCCAATGAACGGCTCCAGTCGCTGATCCAGGAGGCCGGGTGCTCCAACGCGGGGCTCGCCCGCAGGGTCAACCTCTGCGGGGCCGAGCACGGGCTGGACCTGCGCTACGACAAGACCTCGGTGGCCCGCTGGCTGCGCGGCCAGCAGCCCCGCGGACAGGCCCCGGCGGTGATCGCCGAGGCCATCGGACGCAAGCTGGGACGCCCGGTGACCGTCGACGAGATCGGCATGGCCGACGGCAAGAACCTCTCGTCCAGCATCGGCCTGCACTTCTCGGCCAGCCTGGCCGGCGCGGTGGAGCAGGTGTGCGAACTGTGGCGCAGCGACGTCGGCCGCCGCGACTTCCTCACCGGGGCCTCGGTGGCGGCGTCCGCGCTGGTGGAGCCGAGCCGGGACTGGCTGATCACCGGCGCCGACCCGCAGGTGGCCCGCAACTCCGGTGCCCGGGTGGGCCCGGCGGACGTCGAGGCGGTGCACGCGACCACCGCCATGCTGGTCGAGCTGGACCACCGCTTCGGCAGCGGGCATGTGCGCCCGGTCGTGGTGCACTACCTCAACAGCGTGGTGTCCGGGCTGCTCGCGGGCTCCTACCGGGAGGACACCGGGCGGAGGTTGTTCGCGGCGGTGGCCCGACTCACCGAGCTGGCCGGGTACATGGCCATCGACACCGGCCAACCCGGGCTGGCCCAGCGGTACTACATCCAGGCGCTGCGGCTGGCCCAGGCAGCGGGCGACCGCGCCTACGGGGCCTATGTGCTGGCGGCCTCGATGAGCCACCTCGCGGCCAGCCTCGGCAACCCCCGGGAGATCGCCCAACTGGCCCGTGCGGCCCAGGAGGGCGCGCGCGGCTCGGCCACGCCCACGGCCATGTCGCTGTTCTACGTCGCCGAGGCGCGCGGGCACGCGCTGCTGGGCGACGTCCGCTCCTGCGAGTCGGTGGCCGCCCGGGCGGCCGAGGCCATGGAGCACAGCTGTCCGGAGGAGGACCCGGACTGGATCGGCCACTTCGACCGGGCCTACCTGGCCGACGAACTGGCGCACTGCCACCGGGACTTGGAGCAGCCCCGGCAGTCCGCCCGGTACGCCGAGGAGGCTCTGAAGACCCACCCGGAGACGCGGGTGCGCAGGCGCGCGGTGGATCTGGTGCTGCTGGCGACGGCCCAGTTGCAGCTGCGTGACCTGGAACAGGCGTGCGAGACGGGCGCGCTCGCGGTCGAGCTGATGTCGGGGCTGCGCTCGGCGCGCGGAGCGGAGTACCTGGATGACTTCCGGCGGAGGCTGGAGCCCTACCGTGAACAGCGGGCGGTACGCGAGTTCCAGGCGCGGACGCTGGCCGAGGCGGCGGCCTGA
- a CDS encoding PAS domain-containing protein, protein MDAQGPVVRVDADTRLLAVLLDGMEVGLAAMDVDGVLTHWNREATRLLGWTAAEAVGRSGLDGWALRPGDAESVRAQLLAGAGDAPGEPPGGRVHEFALLTRDGRRVLVRAQAHRVTAADGSPLGLYFAFSEAGAQVELERSLGLAEAMLDEAPTGVVLVDADLRPAAVGESAARWLDCDRTALLGHPLGEVLGDGVQELEAALQHVLATGKPLSGVKLWAALRADPGRRRCWRSEFVRLGSPLGEEPVPLGVAWFFEDVTLHEQAEQEGTVLRFRASQLRRAGQAAAECEDPMEGAVGYLDYVLAGFADQALLDLLQPGDGPDGSDGADGADGSAGGGADGDGGLVRAAVSPVGGLGDDAGAALEPTGIPVRYGEVHPARRAAQQGSTVALSDTGLPRAPEWAALRCWPAGTVHALCTPLRSRGRTVGVLTFLRGPSRHRFDRADTAYAEDVAARVAVAVDLAAQTGHQA, encoded by the coding sequence GTGGACGCCCAAGGACCGGTGGTACGCGTCGACGCGGACACCCGGCTGCTCGCCGTCCTGCTCGACGGCATGGAGGTCGGCCTCGCCGCGATGGACGTCGACGGCGTGCTCACGCACTGGAACCGCGAGGCGACCCGGCTGCTCGGCTGGACCGCCGCCGAGGCGGTGGGCCGCAGCGGGCTCGACGGCTGGGCGCTGCGCCCCGGCGACGCCGAGTCCGTCCGCGCCCAGCTGCTGGCCGGAGCGGGGGACGCCCCCGGCGAGCCGCCCGGCGGCCGGGTGCACGAGTTCGCGCTGCTGACCCGGGACGGCCGCCGGGTGCTGGTGCGCGCCCAGGCGCACCGGGTCACCGCGGCGGACGGCAGCCCGCTGGGGCTCTACTTCGCCTTCTCCGAGGCCGGTGCGCAGGTCGAGCTGGAACGCTCGCTGGGCCTGGCCGAGGCCATGCTGGACGAGGCCCCGACCGGGGTGGTGCTGGTCGACGCCGACCTGCGCCCGGCGGCCGTCGGCGAGTCCGCCGCGCGCTGGCTGGACTGCGACCGCACCGCCCTGCTCGGCCACCCGCTGGGGGAGGTCCTGGGCGACGGCGTGCAGGAGCTGGAGGCCGCGCTGCAGCACGTGCTGGCGACCGGCAAGCCGCTCAGCGGGGTCAAGCTGTGGGCCGCGCTGCGGGCCGATCCGGGCCGCCGCCGCTGCTGGCGCAGCGAGTTCGTCCGGCTGGGCTCCCCGCTCGGCGAGGAGCCGGTGCCGCTCGGCGTGGCCTGGTTCTTCGAGGACGTCACGCTGCACGAGCAGGCCGAGCAGGAGGGCACGGTGCTGCGCTTCCGCGCCTCGCAGCTGCGCCGGGCCGGGCAGGCGGCGGCCGAGTGCGAGGACCCGATGGAGGGCGCGGTCGGCTACCTGGACTACGTCCTGGCCGGTTTCGCCGACCAGGCCCTGCTGGACCTGCTCCAGCCCGGGGACGGCCCGGACGGTTCGGACGGCGCGGACGGTGCGGACGGTTCGGCGGGTGGCGGCGCGGACGGCGACGGCGGCCTGGTGCGGGCGGCGGTGTCGCCGGTCGGCGGCCTCGGCGACGACGCCGGTGCGGCCCTGGAGCCGACCGGCATCCCGGTCCGCTACGGCGAGGTCCACCCCGCGCGCCGGGCGGCGCAGCAGGGGAGCACGGTGGCGCTGTCCGACACCGGCCTGCCGCGGGCGCCCGAGTGGGCGGCGCTGCGCTGCTGGCCCGCCGGGACGGTCCACGCGCTGTGCACCCCGCTGCGCAGCCGGGGCCGGACGGTGGGCGTGCTGACCTTCCTGCGCGGCCCCAGCCGGCACCGCTTCGACCGGGCGGACACCGCCTACGCCGAGGACGTCGCCGCCCGGGTGGCGGTCGCGGTGGACCTGGCCGCGCAGACCGGCCACCAGGCGTGA
- a CDS encoding SIS domain-containing protein — translation MSDLAGQYIDAAISLLQRVRDEEAEPIGRAAEALARTVREGGRIFAFGAGHSSLAAQDVVYRAGGLVVMNLLAVPGVTGVDVIPAHLGSALERVPGLASTTLDAGPARSGDLLFVISLSGRQVMPVELAMHARERGLTVIGVTSLAYPAAVSSGHPSGTYLKDQCDIVLDNKIAVGDGELTAPGADTTFGPASTITTVALMQAVVATAVGRLADEGLNPPLFRSGNVDGGMAWNAKLMADHRERIFYSF, via the coding sequence ATGAGCGATCTGGCCGGGCAGTACATCGACGCAGCGATCTCCCTGTTGCAGCGGGTCCGCGACGAGGAGGCCGAGCCGATCGGGCGCGCGGCCGAGGCCCTGGCCCGGACGGTGCGCGAGGGCGGCCGGATCTTCGCCTTCGGCGCCGGGCACTCCTCGCTCGCCGCCCAGGACGTCGTCTACCGGGCCGGCGGCCTGGTGGTGATGAACCTGCTCGCCGTCCCCGGCGTGACCGGCGTGGACGTCATCCCGGCGCACCTGGGCAGCGCCCTGGAGCGGGTGCCCGGCCTGGCCAGCACCACCCTGGACGCGGGCCCGGCCCGCAGCGGCGACCTGCTGTTCGTGATCTCGCTCTCCGGACGCCAGGTGATGCCGGTGGAGCTGGCCATGCACGCCCGCGAGCGCGGCCTGACCGTGATCGGGGTGACCTCGCTGGCGTACCCGGCGGCGGTCAGCTCCGGGCACCCCTCCGGGACGTACCTGAAGGACCAGTGCGACATCGTCCTGGACAACAAGATCGCGGTCGGCGACGGCGAACTGACCGCCCCCGGCGCCGACACCACCTTCGGCCCGGCGTCCACCATCACCACCGTCGCGCTGATGCAGGCGGTGGTGGCCACCGCCGTCGGCCGACTCGCCGACGAGGGCCTCAACCCGCCGCTGTTCCGCTCCGGCAACGTCGACGGCGGCATGGCCTGGAACGCCAAGCTGATGGCCGACCACCGCGAGCGGATCTTCTACAGCTTCTGA